TAGGCAGTGGGGGCCGGGGGGTTGGGTGTTGTGGGTACCCTCCTGACTGCCTCTGCGGGATGGGGAGACGGGTTGCTGAGCGGGGGCGGTGGgaccccccatcacccccagccccagggtgctgggggccTCACCGTGTTCCTGGATCTCCAGGCTGACGCGGGTGCTGGTGGGGATGACGGAGTAGGAGGCGACGATGCTGTAGTTCTTCTCGAAGGCTTTGGCGATGAGGCCCCGCTCTGTGTCAGGCAGGACCTCCCCGGTGAGCACCATTGAGGAGACGGGTGCAATTCTGTAGTTCCCGGAGGCCTatggggtgggagggggcagCACAGGAGGGGTtgagcagggatggggacagctggggacacTCAAGGCAGGGACAGCTTCTGGGGTGGTCTTCATCACGAGGGCTCACGGTGAGGgggctgtcacctccctgtGCCCCATGTCCACAGGTGCCCTCCTGCCACCACCCCCCGCCACCAGCCCCCTTGGCGAGGGTgggacacatgcacacacacaaacacacgcGTCCCGCTCAGCCCTACCATGAACTGGATGTGGCAGTTGTTGACGGAGAGGGACCAGGTGAGGTTGGCCCGGCTCTGCAGGATGAGGAGCTGGTTGCTCTGGTTGCTTGCAGCTCTCTCAGGACAGCTCAGGGACAGGTTCACCTCTGTGACCACGGAACTGCGAAACCAGGACATGCCCCCCCAAATCAacctcctctgcctgcagatCCTATAACCCACCTCGGGATGGGGAGCTCTGCCTGTGGGACACCCCAGTCCCTTCCCAAGCATGTCCAAGTACGTCCCTCCACCCGTGCCACCACGTGTCCCATCATCTGTACCACCACGTGTCCTGTCACCCTGCCACTGCCAGCACCACGCGATACCTGGGCTCGGGCTGCAGGCGGATGATGTGGGCGACCCTGGTGCTGGGGTTGTCCCTGGTGCTCTGGGTGTCCCTGCGCGAGCAGCCCTTCATCCCGTGGAAGAAGACCTCGGTCTCGAGGTGCAGTGACGCATCGAAGTGCTCCTGGGGGACACAGTCTGGCGGGCTGCTGGCATctgcagaggtggggagggtCACCAAAGCCAAACTGGGCTCAGTGGGTCGGGAGATGCTTGGGGTGAGGTGACACCGGTTGCCGTAGCATCTCCCCCAGGACTGTGCTTTGCCCCAGTGGGTTGTCACCCTTCAAGCACAGGAAGAGCATCGCTGCCCCACTGTCCCCCCAAtgccagcccccagccccatgtACCTTCTCCCAGGCGGAGCTGGACCCAGCGGGGGTCCCGCAACTCGCTGTAGGACGTGATGCCCCCATAGGTGACCCGAGCCCAGGCCAGCAGCTGCCCCTCGCTGGTGGCCATGGGTGGCTTGGGTCCCAGTGTCACGGTGGTCCCCAGGCTGTGGTGGGCGTCCTGTGGGGCGAGTGGCAGCCTGAGCCAGGGTGGGCAGCGAGGCACATCCCTCCCCGGCATGGGCTGGTGTCAGGAAAGCACGGCAAGCCTTTTCCCCAGAATGGGGGATGTGGGTGTAAGGCTAAACCGGTGGGTATCCCTGGAGCCCCGATCTCATGGTGACTGAGGAGTTACCCCGGATAAACAGGGGCTTTTTCTGGGGCACGGGCTGGGAGCGGCGTGGGCGGCCGGCAGCACGCGGGGAGCTCAGCCCACTTTATTATTAGCTGCAAACAAAGCAGGAGGTTTATTTTGCTAACAAAGCgtccagccccagctcagctcaCTGGAGCCAAATCCCATCCCTGACCTTCCTCCCGCCGGCCGGAGGAAACGGGAGCTTTTTCCAGCCCTGTGCGTCATTCCCTGCCCAGCCAGCCCCATGCTCAACACCACCAGCAGCCACCAAGCATGTCACCTCCTCCCCAGGGCACTGTGAGCATCATCTCTGGGGATGGAGGACCAGACTCCTCCAGAGACACTGCCCAAAACATCTCCAGTGATGGCCCCAaccctgcagcaccccatgAAGGTTGTGGCACTCACGGTGTGGACGAGCAGGTCCGGGCACGAGGAGGTGATGGTGGCCAAACAGCGGGCACACAGGAGGACAAGTACCGCTGGCTTGGTACAGCTGCCAGCTCGCGGTGTGATGAACACATTCAGTGGAAAGGCAgagacctggggaggacagGGAGAGCATCACCACTGCAGCCACCCTGCCCCAActgctgtcacctccctgcATGTCCTCCTCGGTCACCTCACCTGCCCCCAGCACCAGAGGCAGCAGGGAGAGCCCTTGGCTGGCGCACAGCACAAGTCACGCAGGAGGCAGTGGTGGCCGGGTTTAGGGAGCAGGTGAGGAGATGCGGAGATGCCACATGAACGTTTACCCATACTGGGGGTTGGGGCGGGGGGACACCCCAACTTCCTCACCCCGGGCACTGGAGCATCCCCACTGTGGGTACTGTGGCGTCTCCCATTGACAACCCAGGCACTGGGACATCGCCCTGAGGGTTTCCCAGCCTGGTCCCAGTATTATGCAGCCACTCCAGGCTTGGGACTGGCTGTACTGGCGCACATGGATGCCGGAGGCAAAACAGCAGCACACATAGCTCCCTGCGGCCAGCACTgcccagctgcctccagccGCACATCCAGCTGGGGAAGCCAAAACACCAGGTGACAAGTTTGGCAACCACCACCTGAATCATTGCTGCAAAAGAGCTGAGCCAGGCGGCAGCCGGGAAAACCAGGGCGGGGGGAGGCAGCTGCCAGTGTGGGGCCGGCGGGACGGGCCTGTGGGCATCCTGACCTGGCTGTGGCCCTGCGGCCAGCGTGGGTGGCCGGGGACCCCGGGTGGCCCCGCGCGTCGACGAGGAGCCGGCGGCTGTTTTTCCTGCCTCGTGTTTTGCGGCGCTCCATTGTTCGGCTGCGCGAGCGGCGGGAGCCTCGCCgctgccccgccgccgcctttcaggttatttttttctttttctttttttttaatgcatcgTGGGGATCTGCTTATAGAAAGCAGCTTCCAGTAATTCTTCTATAAGTGGAGCCGCGTCCCTGCCTGGCTCCCCCATGCGCCACAGGGCTTGGTGCCACAGCTGTGACATCAGTGCGTgtcccccgccgccgccggtgACAACCATGGGGCACCCCAGCCTTGGCGCCGAGGTGCCAGTGCCAGGTCACACCAGGCTGTGGTACAGGGGCCCTTGCAAAACCCACTCTCCCCAGCAgatcccagcccagctcccgcCTCCCCCTGAAAAGCAgaactgggagagctgggaggtGGTGGCAGGGGGAGTGTGGCGCCAGGCGGCCCAAGTCTGAGCCAAAATTGGGTGCTGGGCTTGCTGCGGCTCAGCTAGTGCCAGGGGAGCCGTGCCATGCTGCAGAGCAGTTGTGCAAACCTGTGTGCTGGTGCAAACTCATGTGCTGGTGCAAATCCATGCACCAGTGCAACCCAGCAGCAGCGCCAGCCGAggatgctgcccctgccctgctgctgctctgtgctcctccccacccaaaacacccacaacaTGGTTATCACCCCTCGGCAGGCCATGCAAACACTGGCAGCCAGGTTTCCACTCACGTGGTCGTCATCAAGCGATGTgctttcctcccttcatccttccctctctccctccccagcatGGTCCCCATCAGAGCCCATggctctgccctgctcctggGCTGGGACCAAGCCCCCTCCCCAGAGAAACAGGGGTTCCTGGGACATCCCCCACAGGGACAGCCCCGGCAGCAGGGGCTGTTAAAAAAGTTGCCTCTAAAGACTTTAAATCCCCATCAGGGCCAGAAACATCCGCAGCTGAGCTGGGAGGGGAAGCTCAGTGAAAGCACCATAGGAAAGGTTAATCCGGGTCCTCTCACTGCTCCTTAGTTAGAGGAAATGGTTTTGACAGCCGGGACACCCTGACAGgcagggacagtgctggggtgaCAGAGCCACGGTGACAAGCGCCAGGACCCCGCTCGCTCACCTTGGACCACTTGACGCTGAGGACATGGAGTTCGCGGTCGGTGCCCACCGAGCTGCTGCTGACGCAGCCCCGCGGCACCGTGCTGGTGGCATAGGACAGGGTGATGGGCGGCTCCGCCGTCACCGGCTGCAAGTCGCAGCCCTCGGCTCTCCCAGCATCTGGATGGAAAACAAGAGACCATCAGTCCCCGCCATGCAGACGTGGGGTGACACAACACGGGGAGGGACATGTTGCAGGAGGGGGCTGCAATGCAACATGAGCCCCGGTGCTGCCTCTGTGTCACCATCACAGCATCACCACAGCCCCGCTGCTGGCACAGCGCCCGCGGGACCATCTGCTACGTGTTTGCTCGGGGCTCGTCTGCCGCTGCTGGCCCCTGCCGTGATCACGTTAATGACCCTCGGATCCGGGCTGGAAAAATCTGCTGTCCCTCCTCGGCACTGCTGCCTGCCAAAACTCGCACCCGGCTGCCCCGAAGGCTGGGGCGGTGGCGGAAacccccccacgtcccccccgTGCTGCAGGAAAGGGGGAAGCTCAGGTATGGAAATGGCCGTAAAGCTCATCCTCCGCGGGCGCCGAGGCGTGAGCTTCGCCCCATCCCGAACCCCCCGCGTGGCGCAGGAGCGAGCGGGGCCAGTGAGCGGCTGCCAAGGGAAATCCTGAGCGCAAACAGCCGTTTGAAGGCCTGATCCTGTAAATCCCCGTTTGCCTCAGCTAtttcccctgccctgggcagccctgctGCGGCCAGGCTGTCCTTGAGCTGCCCCTGTGCTGGGAGGTGTCCTGGGGACCTGTTTGAACCCGTGGGTGCCCCTTGCAGGGGCtgggcaggatggagccccaCAGCTGTGGGGGGGGGCTCCCCATGGGTACACAGTGCCTGGGGTGCTGTGTTCTTTAGAGGTGGTCCCCGAGCCccatcccttcccatcccatcctTTCCCATCCCTGGTAGCACCAGCCACCACGCCAGGAGGTTACAGGACCCCACACCAGGGCTACCCAGCCACCTCCATGGGGAGCGGGGATGGAGGGTGTGATGCTCCCGTCACCAAGGTTTTGGGATGCAGCAGCCGGCAAAGTGCCACACATGCCACGTCGTGCCCATCACAACATCCCCAGCCCGTGTCTCGCCATCAGGGTGGTGTGACCGCAGCAGCGGGGTCACGGCACAGACCCCCCCTGGTGACGCTGCCACGGGCCCACCTATTGTCCGGCACTTCCTCCCCTCGGCGCGGCGGCCGCGCGGCCGGCAGCATCAGGAGGAAGATAAACAGCTGCTTATCTGGGCGCCACAGGCCCCATCcctcttcccctctgctcctgcctcGACGGCACTGGGCACGGCCACGTGGCCCCCGGCACGGCCGGGCAGAGGACAGGCAGCTCGTCACACCTCCGGCAGCATCCCATAGGGACATCAGGCAGGGCCTGGGGACAAGGCCAGGTTTGTCCTCAGTGCAGGGCAGGGATGCCAGcggaggggacatggggcagtggtGCCAGCCGGGCACCGTCTGTCCCCAGGGAAGGCAGCAGCGGGCTCCAGTATTATGTCAGGATCAGATAAGGGGGCTCAGCTGGGCCGCCCCAGGCGATCAGATAAGGGCACTGTTATTTTTGTACtccaggaaagggaaaaaaaataaaaaggaagaaagaaagaaaatccacTTTATGTTTTTCCAGCCGCCTGCTTTCTCCCTCACTTCAGCACAGCCAAGACCAGGATGGTTCAATAACGGCTCCCTGGGGGTTTGGGGACTGGAGGGGAGGGATTCCTGGGTTTTTGGGAGCAGATCAAAGGCCCTGGGCAGAGAGCAATGCCCAGGGGTGCCAGGCTGAGCCAGGGTGGCTCCAGTGGCACAGGATGCCCCATGGGACGGGCAGCGCCACTCCAGCATCCCAGCATCCGGCTGTGTCGCCTTGGCACTTGTGTAATGAGCTGGCTGGTCTCAGCCTGGGTCAGGAATGAAGATGGACCCTGTGCTGCAAACCTGAGGGAGAGTTGTCGTCCTCTGAGCCACCACTGGGTATCTGGACCATGCAGAGGTGGCATCAGGGCTCAGATGGGACGAGGCTTTGGGGCTGACACAGGTGATGTCATTCCTGTCCCTCTGTAAATCGACCAGGTGCTGAGTGGCCTCTGTCCAGGGACAGGAAGGGAGAATCCAGCACCGTGCTCAGCCTGCGGGAGCAGTGCTGGTCCCTGCTGGGGAGGGACAAAGTCCCCCACATCTGGCAGGCTGCTGTGTCTGTGAGGTTGCACAGCACTTCACCTGCTGTGGGCAGCCTGCACCCCCCGATACTGTGCTCACCAtgggcaccccctgccccacaggagaggcagcagctggacAAGACATGGCCTGTGTGGCACAGCTAGTCAGGATGGGGACCACATGGCACAGCTACATAGGATGGGGACTGTATAGCACAGCTACACAGGACAGGGACTACATAACACAGCAACATAGGATAGGGACGATATGGCAGTCACGTAGAATGAGGACCATATAGCACAGCTGAATAGGTTGAGGATGACATGGTACAGACAAATAGGACACGGTCTATGTGGAAGAGCTACACAGGACAGGGACCATACAGGCACAGTCATATATGACAGACTGTATAGCACAGGTACATAGGACAGAGACTGCATTGCAGTTACATAGGATAGGGACCATATGGCACAGCTACATGGTCTAGGGAGTGTATAGCACAGTTAGGATAAGGACCTCATTACACAGCAACACAGGACAGGGACAGTATGGCAGAGCTATGTAGGATGGGGACTGTATAGCACAACTATGTAGGATGGAGACCATATAGCACAGACATACAGGACAGGGACCATATGGCCCAGCTAATCAGGATTGCGACCATATAGCACAGCCATATAGGACAGGGACTATATGGCACAGTTACTCAGGATGGGGACCACATGGCATAGCTACATAGGACTCAGCCCATATAGCACAGCCATATAGGATGGAGACTGTAAGGGACAAATACAAAAGATACAGACTGTGTGGCACAGCTGTGTAGGACAGAGGTGACATTGCACAGCTGTGTAGGATAAGCTATGTGGTATAGGGACTATACATCACAGATAGGGAGGATCAGGGCTCTGTGACACAACTAAACAGGATGCAAACCTTATGGGACAGCTATATGATAAGGACTGTATTGCATAGCTACACAGGACCCAGATCTCACTGCACATCTATGCAGGATGGGGACCACATGTCACAGCCACAGGATGGGGATTGTATGGCACAGCTATGGCAGACAAGGACCTTGTGGCACAGCTGTGCAGGATGGGGACCATACAGCACAGAGGGGACATGGCCCATATGGCACAGCCTCGCTGGACAGGAACAGCCTGCCACAGCTATGGGGCAGTGACCGGGGGTgacagcaggcagggagcggGTGCTGAGCCTGACAGCAGggaccccagcagcacccatcAGCGCTGGTCCCGCGGTGGCCGGCAGTGACTGACCCAGCTGGGACAGGCTGTGTCACTGGCCCCGGCCTCCCCGTTCCCTCCCCATTCCCTTTCCCTCCACCAGTGACTTGTGTCCCCAAatcccccagctccctgccttcCATCTGTCATAGGTGTCCCCAATTCTGCCCCCCCTTGAAACTTCTCCTGTGGCTTCGCAGGGACCCCAGGGTGGCTTTAGTGTTTCCCTGCCCGACTGCTCCGGGTGCGCACGAGCCCCCAGCTCCGTCCCCATGGCCGACACGGGGCTTTACAGGCTTTTTCCCATtccatgtccccagctccctctgaCTAACAAACCCCGCGATGACAGGAGGCCACGGAAGTCACCCCAGTCCTCCTCGGGTGCCATTGCCCcggccagggagcagcagtggCGCCTTGGACATCCGCAAACCCCAGTGACGCAGCCGGGATTTCGGGGGTCCCGGGGAGcggcagggctgtgctgtgggtTCGTCCCTGAGGCTGAGGGGGGTTGACGTTTCCTACCCTCAGGTCTGTCCCCCAACCCCTTCTCTCCCGAGGGGTTCCCGGGGGTGACACTGCCCgtgccagcacagctgggacCTCTTCATCCGCAAACCCACCACCCTGCGAGGACTCAGACCCCACGAAGCCCGGGCTGCTCCGGGACGGAGTCACCGGCGGGTCCCGCCGGCAAACGTTCCATCCCGGAGGTCCCACGCCGGTGTCCCCCGcggtgtccccccagccccactcacCCGGGCGgcccagcagggccagcagcagcgGCAGGAGCGGGGCGGCGTGGGGGCCCATGTCCTCCCCGGGAGCCAGCGCCGAGTGCCGGGCGTCGGCGGCGGCAGGAAACCGACTCCCTTCGGAGGAGGGTCCGCGGGCGGCGCGGCTCCGAGCCGGGAGGAAATGCCGCTGGCGGCGCTGGGGCCGtgccggcggcgggggggcggtggTAGCCGCCCACAACGGGGGGAGAGATGGGGGCCTCCCCTCCGGGAGGcgccgtgcctcagtttccccacagCGCAGCGCGGGGCATCACCTCCGGAGGGGTGCGCTGGAAGCGCCTTGAGCGCCGGGGGCACAGGCAGCTAGGGTGGGTGTCCGCAGGGTCCccccctgggctggcaccgGTGAGCAGAGTGGTGGGACACAGGAGTTTGGAAGTGCCTGGGTGGGGTGTGCATCCCAAAATGTGTCCATGCGCACcgctgcagcacagcctgacCCACACAGTGAGGAGATGGCTGTCCTAGGTGATGGTAACAGGGGAGCCGCATGGCATCCCAGCATACAGCCCACATTGCCCCCAGCCAGCACATCAGCCAAGTCACCATGTCCCAGGTCCGTGGCAGCCCCATGACCCTGGATGCCCACCCTGGGGCCATGGGGCAGGCGGAGGgtcccacagcacagctgccagcTTGTACGCTTGGCCAGGACACTGCTGGGGACTGCCTGGACACCCCTGCCTGGACACCACCCCCTGGCTGGCAGGTTTGGGGGTGGGAGGTCCCcaaaggcagagctgcctgggtGAGGGGATCGCAGTGAAGCACCACCAAAGTTGGAGTCATGGGGTGGCTGGGGGCACCCAGGGACCACCCCTGCACCCCTGTCTCATTCCTCCTGCAAGTGCCAGCGACTGCTGCCCGAAGCAAGAGCTCTCACACAGCTAATCGTGGGGCTGGGAGCCTCGTTCTGGGGGTGGGTGCAACCCCCCAGGGGTCATCTCCATCCTCATGGGCAGGAGGATGGCCAGGGAAGCCAACAAGGCCTGTCGCCACCAGCCAGGATGTCCCCGGAGATGTCCCTGACCTTGGGGTGAGCAGCAGACATCTCCCATGACAGAGCACTGCCATCTCCTGGGGACCGCGGGGACGGGTGCtctcccagggatggggacagggatgaggaCCGGGATGAGGACCAAGACCAGGTAGGGGCATCCCTGGCCCTTCTGCAGCCCTCGCCCCGTGGTGACACTGCAGTGCAATGAGCAAGAGGCTCTCAGTGCTGGGCCCCGGGATGGTGGTGACAGACAGGGTGACAGATGGGAGGGTGGCTGTGACTGCAGGGTGCCCGTGCATGCCACCCTGTGCTCTTGGTTCAGCCCCAGCAAGCATCTTTCCCCACCTCACAGCTCATGGGGAGGCCTCAGGCTTTCCAGCCAGAGGAAAATAATCCCAAACATCCAAAACCTCATCATCAAGCACCCAGGGGCCATGTTGGGGGTAGAGGGCAGGGGGCCCAGTCCTGCTGGCTACTGTGGTGTCCCCTTTCCCAGCACCACCACCCTGCTCACcacctggggaaactgaggcacgctCACAGCACACCCAAAGGGGGCTGTAGGCACAAGGGAGATGGGTCACCCTGCTCCCTACTGCATGGCTTTAGGCTGTAGCATCCCAAActgcctgtccctcctgtccccccgtCCCCAGCTCAGCAGTGCTGACAGTGTCCCAGCCCTGGCCGGATGGTCGCATCCTTCCCGCCTGGCTGCACCCCGCAGTGCCCCGGGCTCTGCCGGTGGCTCCTTCACCCCTGGGCACCAGGCTGATGTCGGAGCCTGCCGAGTTTGGATTTTCTTCTcggggatttttgttttttaccacTCGCTTCCTTCCTCCACTCTGGCCCCGTGGCCTCGGCTGCCCCCGGCCCTGCCGCCTCCCTggcctcccccagccccctggCTCTGGGCCCAGCTCCCAGCGGCCCAAAATGGAGTGGTGGGGAGCCCTGCGGGGGACTGtggctctgctgcctcctgccctcAGTGTAGCTGGGTAAaccccaccacagcccctctgctgtAGCATCATGcctgggcagctctgcaggtgctGGAGAGACCCCAAATCCCTGTCCCCaacaccagcacccccaaatgACTGTCTCCTGGGGCCCTGCAACTCATCCCCATGAGGACACCCACCCTGTCCCTCACCCACAAGGACACCCAGCCTGGTGGCCGGGCTCAGCTGGGTGTCCCCATATACGGTGGCACTGATGGCAGTGGGGCACCCCACTCCAGGGCACTGTGCCATCCTGAAACACGATGCTGCAGCCACCACGCACCCCAAGAAACCCTGATGgacaaaagaaacaaggaaacacAGAGGTATGAAAGTGCTGGAGATCCCCAAACCCAGCCTGGCGTCTGCATTcgagcccccccagcccctgtcaGCCTGCGGGAGAGCATTGGGAAGGGATGGATGAGCAGGATACGGCTcagggacacacacacagagcacaagGGGGTCCACCAAGTGGGACGAGATCAGGGTGAGCAGGACCGGGCGCATGATGCAGCCACAGGCTCCCGCAACCCAGGACTGGGAAGCCGGGGCGAGCGGCCGGGATGCTCCCTCCTTTCCTCGGAGCGCAGCATCCCGCTGCCCCGGCGGGATAAACACCCACTTCCTGCCCTTAATCAGCTccagaggggctgtggggggagacaggggggaggaaaaaaaatctctggaaagaaaaactcaTTTCCTGcgacagaagaaaaagataaagtCTGGGCTCATTAAAGTGAACTTTACTGGGGAGAGACGGGAAAGAGCCAAACACAATGTCCTTGAAATTTCCTCCGCACGGCTCCGTCCACGAAAACAGGATAAAGCCGCTTCCGCTGTCTCTGCCGGAGCGCGCCGAGGGGGAGTGGGGCCGGGGGGGTCGGCTACAGTTTGTCGAGGTGGGAGCAGACCTGCTGGAAAACCTCCTCCACGGAGCCCTCGGCGTTGAGCTGGGTGCAGAGGGGTtagctggggagggggggtcACCTGAGGAGCTCTTCCAGGGATGGATTTTGGCCACGAGTGGGGAGGTCATGGCCAATTTAGGGCAAAGAGATGCAGAGCCATCCTTGGAGGGGGTCTCTGTGTTAGGAACTGGAGGGTGCAGCAGGCTCCAAGGGATCAAGTCCACCCCAAATGAGCATGGACTGagcttttcccccttcccttatCATCCCCATCCATCATTTCCCCTCCCATGGCACCATCTGCACCCCAGGCCACGGGGCTGGAGGATGCTGGCATCACCCATGTCCCTGCTTACCTGGCGGACAATGCCTCTGCTCTTGTAGAAGGCGATGACGGGCTCGGTGGCCTTGTAGTAGGTCTCCAAGCGCTTCTTGATGGTCTCCTCATTGTCGTCCACCCGCCCGCTGGTCTCGCCTCGCTTCAGCAGCCGTTTCACCATCGTCTCCTTCCCCGCATCCACATAGAGCAGCAGCGTGGGGGGGCCGATCTGTGGGCAGGGGGGACATGGTTGTCACTGCACTGAGCCACCACgggtctggtttggtttggggaggtggtggtggtgagcATGGAGGTCACAGATGTTCCCGTGCCATCCTCTGCCTCCCTCTGCATGAGTCTGGGGGCAACTGCGACACCAGAACAGTCCCTATGGCTCCCAGATCTACACGGAGGAACAAAGGGACACCACGGCTAAGCCCTGGCGCTCTGTCATCACCATCACGCCAGCACCGTGGTCACCTTCTGTCAGCCTGATGACACCCTGAAGAGATGTCTCCAAACTGTACCCAGGGCATGCACTGTCCCCAAGGcagggggagctgctgggacccTGTTGGGATGGGATCTTTGCTGGGATAGGGAGGCCAGGCTGCTGGGGGCACCGAGACCCTCGGCACGGATGGCAGGTGGCACGGCATGGCACCAGCACTCACCTTCTTCTCAAACTCCTCCCCCTGCTTCACCTCACGGGGGTAGCCGTCGATAAGGAAGCCCTTGGACACGTCTGCTTTGGCCACCATGGCGTCCCTCAGCATGTCCAGCACCGTGTCCTGGGAAGAGGGGACAAAGCTGTCAGGGCTGACGCGGGACAACTTGGCCTCCCCCAGCATCCAGTGCCCCCAGTCCCTCCGCAACTTGCCCCCGGGGTGGCAGGGATGGAGGTGTCCCCAGGCCACATGCCAACCATCACCATGGTacctggtgtccccacagccacccctgCCCCACATGCCCCCACCTGCAGCAGCCAGTGGCCCATGTGGACTCACCAGGGGCACCAGCTCGCCCTTCTCCATGATGGCCTGCAGCTTCTTGCCCCGCTCCGAGCCTGAGCTGACCTCGGCCCGCAGCAGGTCCCCCGTGGAGAGGTGGGTGTAGCCATATTTCTGCACGATCTTCTCACACTGGGTCCCTTTCCCCGAGCCGGGGCCACCTGAAAGTCACACGAGGGCCACGTGTGCCCCATCCCACAGGTAAGGAGCTGGAGAGGCAGATGGAAGCAGCAACACAGACCCACAGGAGACCCCAGATCCTGGTGAGATGGGGAAGGGGTCCCCAAGCGCAGCACCAGATATGGTGGGAAAGCTGTTCCTGGGGTGTTCTGGGGGATGCCAGGTCCATGGGGGTGGCATGGGCTGCTGGCAACTGGCACCTGGCTGTCACTGTCCCATTAGCACCTGGCCATCaccaccccagcagcacccaggacaTCACCACTGCTTGATGGCACACAGGACATCACCTCCCAGCTGTTTACTGCCACATCACCCCAGATGCTGTCACCCCAGGTGCCCTACCAGTCCCAACAGACCCCCAACCCTGGCGCGGGGAGATGGGGCTGAACTGTGACTTtgaccccagcagcagcaggaccagaCACCAACTTACCCACCACGAAGATGATTTTGTGGTGCTTGAGTTTTTCtgggggagagaaagaaaataaatacttgtcaAAAGCCAGAAAGCATGCTGGGGACTGAGTTCTCCCCAGGGGGCGCACAATCCAcggcaggt
This region of Columba livia isolate bColLiv1 breed racing homer chromosome 19, bColLiv1.pat.W.v2, whole genome shotgun sequence genomic DNA includes:
- the ENG gene encoding endoglin; its protein translation is MGPHAAPLLPLLLALLGRPDAGRAEGCDLQPVTAEPPITLSYATSTVPRGCVSSSSVGTDRELHVLSVKWSKVSAFPLNVFITPRAGSCTKPAVLVLLCARCLATITSSCPDLLVHTDAHHSLGTTVTLGPKPPMATSEGQLLAWARVTYGGITSYSELRDPRWVQLRLGEDASSPPDCVPQEHFDASLHLETEVFFHGMKGCSRRDTQSTRDNPSTRVAHIIRLQPEPSSVVTEVNLSLSCPERAASNQSNQLLILQSRANLTWSLSVNNCHIQFMASGNYRIAPVSSMVLTGEVLPDTERGLIAKAFEKNYSIVASYSVIPTSTRVSLEIQEHEAVRRVPTTPNPPAPTAYSLPSMLLLTLQPWKCTDDTLEIIIARSHLEPIKDVVNITLRDISCQAEKNATHFMLKTPLSHCGTSLESRGHANNELILNLAKGTVLQSVRVAFQCEIPRELFLRLFPTAAFEAPQTELEINKETFVQASMRWEDHPADLQLKECWLVAPGREPVLLLQGGEARGAGVAMLEGPPSSRGRKIWRFRFTYTIPEGGRVPFSATLKCKAGLQNNTIFEKVLEVTVKDGWRLPNNRGLGLAAVLGITFGAFLIGALLTAGLWYIYSHTRPISKLQPVSSTAPASESSSTNHSIGSTQSTPCSTSSMA
- the AK1 gene encoding adenylate kinase isoenzyme 1, which gives rise to MSTEKLKHHKIIFVVGGPGSGKGTQCEKIVQKYGYTHLSTGDLLRAEVSSGSERGKKLQAIMEKGELVPLDTVLDMLRDAMVAKADVSKGFLIDGYPREVKQGEEFEKKIGPPTLLLYVDAGKETMVKRLLKRGETSGRVDDNEETIKKRLETYYKATEPVIAFYKSRGIVRQLNAEGSVEEVFQQVCSHLDKL